From Pyxicephalus adspersus chromosome 7, UCB_Pads_2.0, whole genome shotgun sequence, a single genomic window includes:
- the NUBP1 gene encoding cytosolic Fe-S cluster assembly factor NUBP1, whose protein sequence is MADIPANAPEHCPGTGSGEAGKSSACQGCPNQSLCASGVSAGPDPAIEEIKEKMSAVKHKILVLSGKGGVGKSTFTAHLAYGLAEDEGKQIALLDVDICGPSIPKIMGLEGEQVHQSGSGWSPVYVEDNLAVMSVGFLLGSPDDAVIWRGPKKNGMIKQFLRDVDWGNVDYLIVDTPPGTSDEHLSLVQYLSASNIDGAVIITTPQAMSLQDVRKEVNFCRKVKLPIIGVVENMSGFICPKCKNESKIFPPTTGGAEKMCNDLNIPLLGKVPIDMNIGKSCDMGKSFFTEIPDSPSTMEYKKIIQKIQDFCAETH, encoded by the exons ATGGCTGATATACCCGCAAACGCCCCGGAAC ATTGTCCTGGCACTGGTAGTGGGGAGGCTGGGAAGAGCTCTGCATGCCAAGGATGTCCCAATCAATCTCTATGTGCTTCTGGGGTCTCAGCAGGACCAGATCCAG CCATAGAAGAGATCAAAGAAAAGATGTCTGCAGTGAAACACAAGATACTGGTACTATCAGGAAAAGGAGGTGTGGGAAAGAGCACATTTACTGCTCACTTGGCATATGGGCTAGCTGAAGATGAGGGCAAACAG ATTGCATTGCTTGATGTGGATATCTGTGGACCATCTATTCCAAAGATTATGGGTCTCGAAGGAGAACAG gtaCACCAAAGTGGCTCTGGGTGGTCTCCAGTG TATGTAGAAGATAATCTTGCTGTAATGTCTGTTGGATTCTTGCTTGGCAGCCCAGATGATGCAGTAATCTGGAGAGGTCCCAAGAAGAATG GCATGATTAAACAGTTTCTTCGGGATGTGGACTGGGGTAACGTGGATTACTTGATTGTGGATACTCCTCCTGGTACTTCTGATGAGCATCTCTCTCTTGTGCAGTATCTTAGCGCATCTAACATTGATGGTGCAGTAATTATCACTACTCCTCAGGCAA TGTCCTTGCAGGATGTACGTAAAGAAGTCAATTTCTGTCGGAAAGTGAAATTACCAATAATTGGAGTTGTAGAGAACATGAGTGGTTTTATTTGTCCAAAATGCAAG AATGAATCAAAAATCTTTCCTCCAACTACTGGCGGTGCAGAGAAAATGTGTAATGATCTCAACATTCCCTTGCTGGGAAAGGTCCCCATAGACATGAACATAG GAAAGAGCTGTGATATGGGCAAGTCTTTTTTCACTGAGATCCCGGATTCACCATCAActatggaatataaaaaaataatacaga aaatTCAAGATTTTTGCGCTGAGACACACTGA